Within the Drosophila miranda strain MSH22 chromosome Y unlocalized genomic scaffold, D.miranda_PacBio2.1 Contig_Y2_pilon, whole genome shotgun sequence genome, the region CCTTTTGATGGATCGATATGCCAGCGAATGCTCAGATTAAAATTTCTtacatttcttttgttttcattACTTCActctattttatttaaaattaagtCGTAGCCAATACTCGGGGAAGGGAGAAACTAATGAATAAATTTAATTACAAGGGATGAAGAATTTTAgtcataagaaatgaataAATGTTTATAATGTGTGAGTAGAGGCAATAGTGTTTGATCTCCTGCAGCAAGCCCCTGTAGGTCCCCCATAATATAAGGGGTCTTGTAGCAAATCATGTGTTATAGGGCACAACAAGAccaaggtagggtgggcgaaCATCACTCCTCATGAACAGCTGAGGAATTCTTGTCGTTGTCCGTTCACCAGTGCAGTTATTGTCTTTCGTTTTAGGTGTTGTGCTTTCCGTCCGGTTTCAAATGGCTTAGTGACACGCATTAAATGTAAAATAATAATAGGGTAGGCCTCAGCTTAGGAGCAAAATACATAAGACCACCACACTCGTGGCCGACGAGCCAGTAGCCGGAAAATTGACAGCGTGCCGCTCCAAGCTGAGAGGACCATCTCGCCTACATTGTGGTTGCACGTTACattgattattatttttggcgcccaacgtggggcctcaCTGTTAGGTAGGAATTATTAAAATTTGTACTTAGGGGTGTGGTTCACGAGCAATGGCCTAAAACAAACCTTCACTTTTTAAATTTTCCTTGGCGACTGTTCGATGTCTTCATTAAAGGCAAAGAAACCCAAATCATTTCCGCTGTCATTCAGTTCTCTTACGGATCTTTGGAATACCGATAGAAAATAAGCCCCAGGGCAGGTTTCCGGGCCACGATTCTAAGGGTTCTGAGTGAGTTTTACTTATTTCTGTACAAATAGCCTGATTGTCGTGATTAATAGGAACACTACTAGAATAGCTTTAAGAAGCTATCTGTTGTCCATGTCATTTCAGTCTGCGCTGTGAGTGCTACTCAACTTTATGCCTGAGGGACCAAAGGATAACTGAACCGTCATGGATTCACTGGTGATGCATTTAGCTTAAGTGCACTCCTGTCCACGGCTCATTTTATTAAGTGCCTCAGTTTACATTGTCTTATCTTTGTTTGGCAGTTTGGATCACTGCTTCTATAAGCGCTGTTGGACGCAGGTGCGCAGAACGTAGAATTACCACTGCCCACGGCTTAGGTGTTCTAACTTGCCAGAAAGTATTTTTCTCTTTAGCTGTACTTGGTGAATTAATTCGGACAATTAAGAGAGGCTCTGCAGGGAGCCAGGCTAGCTGGGAGATTAAACCATtaggatttttttttttaatactTTTTTGTTTAAGCTGTTGAGTTGagaatttttttaattaatattCAAATTTTATTTCACTTTTAAATTTTCTTcattacatatatataagaaaacatacatacatattgtagcaaggtaataattagtgaggcattcaactagtatttaaaatagcatacagcgcGCATTGGTATTTACCGCACCATCGATACACTCGGTGGGAAATACCAATAGTGAGATATCGGATAAGAAACATCGAGAAGGGAGTGAGTGCACTTTTTGTAAATGGCGATTGTGAGAGACGGACGCGCAGCTAATAAAAAAGAGTTACATTAAATCACcgggtttgtgtttttatacctatACAGTTCACTCACGCACCGATATTGGTCACTACAATTCCCGGGTTAGACGGCCTACAATTTCAGAAGTGGGATACGATCAATCGCCGCCAGTGAAAAATAGCGAAAATTTTTATTATCTCGTCCGTCGAAGACGCCATCGCTGAAAAAAAACATGTCGGACTTGGTCGGCACGGAGGAGTTCTCGGCCGCCCAGCTGCGCGAATGGCTGGAGTCCCTCAATCTAccaaaaggtggaagcaaagcTGCCATGGCAGCGAGACTTAACGAAATACCAGTAGAGCTGCGGGGACAGGGACCACCGGCAGCCGAAACATGCGAGAACGAGAGGGAAGATGAGGCGGCCGCAGATCAAGACTCGACGAAGAGCGAACGCAAAGAGAAGAACGAAAAAGCACCGCAAGCGCCTgggcacaacaacaaccatgGCGAATATCGAGCAGAGGTTGAAATGTTAAAACTGCAAAtcgagctgctgaagctgcagagcgagagggagaaggAAGGGAGAGGAGAGAACACAACACCAGCCGCCAGCAATGACGCTGGCGTCATGTTGCTAAATGCCGCCAAAGACATGTTGCCAACATATCATGGCAACATTTCTGGAAACAACGATGACGTCACAACTTGGATCGCGCAGTTTAAGGCCGTCGCAAAAGTGAACAAACTGAAGGATGAGAAGCTACTAATGCTGCTAATGTCGAAGCTTAAGGACAAAGCATTGGTGTGGCTGCATTCGAGTCCGGAGCACATGTCGCTGCCAATCGATCAATTGTTGAACGTCATGGAAGACACTTTCCATCCCAAGGAAAGCAAACTGTTGCTCCGTCGCAAGTTCGAGTCCCGTTCATGGGCACGTGGCGAGGAGTTCTCGATGTACTTCAACGCCAAAGTGTCGCTGGCATCCCGCATAGTCATTGACGACGAGGAGTTTATTGACGGAGTCATCGAAGGTATCCCAGATGTAGGCCTGCGTAGGCAAGCCCACATGCAATGCTTTGGCGCTCCATATCAACTACTCAAGGCGTTCGAGAAGATCATGCTGCCAAAGAAGTACGGTTCAACTGAAGGGGCAAACACTGGAGCCTCGCCAACACCCATTCGCTGCTACAACTGCAACTCTTTGGGCCACGTGGCAGGGGAGTGCCGCAAGCCCAAGCGCGAAAGAGGAGCGTGCTACGGATGCGGCAGCATGAGTCACCAGGTGTCACACTGTGACGAAAAGAAGTACAAGGTACATAACGAttatatatacaaatttaatatatacattAGCAATTACAATAACAAATGCTTGTCCTTAGATTGCCTCATCGACTCAGGGAGCCCAATAAGTTTTATGAAGTTATCGTGTCTAGAGCACCAGTCGGAAAATAACCTAAATAAAGTGGAAGAGCGCTCACGATTAAGTTCGAACGAAATCAAAGAAGATGATTTAAGTTTATATAAGTTTAACAAAGACAAGAAAAACAgagaaattgaatttattttgaataaaaatgCGGATTACGCTTATGTTGGACTAAATAATAGCAAACTTAACATCTTTGGTAAAATACCCAGTTTTGTAATTATTAACAAAAATCGAATCAACTTTGAATTACTAGTAGTGGCAGACGAGTCGATGGGCTATGAGGCTGTGTTAGGTAGGGATTTTatgaatttatgcaaatttaaaattgtaagTGACATTtgcaaggagaaggagagtgAGACAAAAAACGAGtgtgaaataaaaaatgagtgtttagaaaaaaatgagtgtttagaagaaaatgagtgtttaggagaaaatgagtgtttagaagaaaatgagtgtttaggagaaaatgagtgtttagaagaaaatgagtgtttaggagaaaatgagtgtttagaaaaaaatgagtggaaaatagagaatgagtgtttaggagaataTGAATGTGAAGTTAAAGATGAGGGTGATAAAGAGAATAAGCATGAAGTAGAAAGTGGAGGCAAggtagaaaatgagtgttctgCAATGGTTGAGTGTCTGGAAGACAGCGATACCTGCGAGAGCGTAAAAACCAATTTCAACGAACTACCAAGCCAGTATCCAGACAAAGAAAACGACTGGGAGTTGAAAGTAGGGACAGATTGTAGCCAAGAACTCGCACGACGACTTAAATACATGTTTAGGACAGCGTATGTAAACGCAGAAAGACCAAACTTACCACAAACCAAGTGGGAAATGAAGTTGAATTTCGAACACGAAAAACCGTTTCATTGCCCACCTAGAAGACTGTCGTATAGCGAAAAAGCCCAAGTACAGAAAATGATAGACGAATACACAGAAAAAGGTTACATCAGAACCAGTGAGTCAGAATACGTTTCGCCTATAGTATTGGTCAAAAAAGACAGGAAGTTTGAATTCGGTATCGTAGAACTAGAATGTTTCGAACAACTCAAAAGTAATTTGTTGGAAGCACCGATCTTGGCCCTTTACAATCCCAGAGATCCGACAGAATTACATTGCGATGCAAGTTCGTTAGGTTTCGGGTCAATTCTAATGCAGAAGAAGGGTGATGGCAGAATGCCCACGGTGTTTTATTTCTCCAAGCGGACAACAATTACCGAAGCAAAATACCACAGCTTTGAACTGGAGACACTAGCGATAATTTATGCACTACAACGGTTTAGAGTATACGTGCAAGGCATACCCTTCAAAATAGTGACAGACTGCAACGCGCTAACTATGACtctaaacaaaaaagaactcaATCCACGCATTGCCCGCTGGGCGTTAGATTTACAAAATTATGACTACAAGTTAGAACACAGGTCAGGAAGTAGAATGCAACACGTAGATGCGCTAAGCAGAGCCGTTCAGATACTCACGGTAGACACAAACACCTttgaagaaaatttaattatatgccAAAACAGAGATAACAAACTGATGGAGCTGAGAGAAACGTTACAGAAATCAGAACACAAACATTATGAGATGAGAAACGGAATAATATACAGGAAAAAAGATAACAATACTATCCTATTCTGCGTACCCGAGGAAATGGAAGGCCACGTACTCTATAAGTACCACGATGAACTAGGGCACGTCGGTATAGACAAGATGACCGACGCTATATCGAAAAGCTACTGGATCTCAAACGTAAGGTATAAAGCCAAGCGACACATTGAAAACTGTCTAAAATGCATAGCGTACTCAGCAAAACACGGAAAAGAGGAAGGGTTTTTACACAACATACCAAAAGGGTCAGGACCATTCGAGGTAGTACATATCGACCATTTCGGGCCAGTCGACAAAGGCAGGGCCAACAAACATGTTTTAGTAGTAATAGACGCGTTCACCAAATTCGTAAGACTTTATACGACCAAAACCACTAGCACAAAGGAAGCAGTAATTGCAATAAAAGATTATTTCCGAGCTTACAGTAGACCCAGATGCATTGTGTCAGACAGAGGAAGCTGTTTCACGTCAAAAGAGTTTGAAGAATTCTTAGAACAGAGCAATGTTAAACACGTAAAGATAGCAACAGGGTCGCCACAGGCCAACGGGCAGGTAGAAAGGGTGAACAGAAGTTTGGGACCCATGATTGCAAAGCTTGTTGACCCGGAAAAAGGATTACATTGGGATATGGTAGTGGAAACAGTAGAACACGcgatgaacaacacaattcaaagaacaattaATGAACACCCGAGCAGAATGTTGTTTGGGGTCGTACAAAAAGGAAAGGTTTCAGATTTACTAAAAGATCATCTAGACGAACTAACCGAACAGCGGGCAACAAGGGATATAGAAAAGATTAGAGCAGTAGCAGGCACTCATCAGGAAAAAATACAGTCTTATAACAAACAAGCAACAAATTCAAAGCGAAGGGAGCCACACGTGTACGTAGATAATGATCTAGTTATGGTGAGAAATTTCGACACTCATACAGGGGTGTCTAAAAAGCTTATCCCGAAGTTCAAAGGACCTTATAAGATATCAAAGGTGTTAAAAAATGATAGGTATTTGCTAGAAGATGTAGAGGGGTTTCAACAATCAAGGATCCCGTATAAAGGAGTTTGGGCGGTGGCAAATATGAAGCCGTGGATTGAAAATGGTAAtaatgcaaatgtcacagggaatcaaaatgaagaaaatgatTGTAACACGTAAACTTAGAATATTAAGAGTAAACCACACCCAACTGTAATAAATCAACCTATCTAGAAACTAAATTAAATGTAAGGAGTTCAGGAGCACTCCGGTCAGGATGGCCGAATTGTAGCAAGGTAATAATTAGTGAGGCATTCaactagtatttaaaatagcatacagcgcGCATTGGTATTTACCGCACCATCGATACACTCGGTGGGAAATACCAATAGTGAGATATCGGATAAGAAACATCGAGAAGGGAGTGAGTGCACTTTTTGTAAATGGCGATTGTGAGAGACGGACGCGCAGCTAATAAAAAAGAGTTACATTAAATCACcgggtttgtgtttttatacctatACAGTTCACTCACGCACCGATATTGGTCACTACAATTCCCGGGTTAGACGGCCTACAATATCATTTCAGAGTTAAGCAGATAGTTTTTTTTAGTAAACACCTATAAAAAAGAGAGATGGGCTTGGATCGGTCTGATGATGAAGGGGCAAGCGCCTCAGCAATCTGTTGCAGGCTGTGCAAAGACACAATGGCCCCCGAAGATGTTTATAGAACTCCTTGTCAGCATGAATTCCATAAAACATGCATGCGAACATACCTTAAGACCCAAACAACCTGTCCAGTTTGCAATGCGGTTTGTATTGCCCCAACGGTTGGTCAGCCTCCTCTGGTGCCTGGCAAGACGAGACAGC harbors:
- the LOC117192203 gene encoding uncharacterized protein LOC117192203; its protein translation is MSDLVGTEEFSAAQLREWLESLNLPKGGSKAAMAARLNEIPVELRGQGPPAAETCENEREDEAAADQDSTKSERKEKNEKAPQAPGHNNNHGEYRAEVEMLKLQIELLKLQSEREKEGRGENTTPAASNDAGVMLLNAAKDMLPTYHGNISGNNDDVTTWIAQFKAVAKVNKLKDEKLLMLLMSKLKDKALVWLHSSPEHMSLPIDQLLNVMEDTFHPKESKLLLRRKFESRSWARGEEFSMYFNAKVSLASRIVIDDEEFIDGVIEGIPDVGLRRQAHMQCFGAPYQLLKAFEKIMLPKKYGSTEGANTGASPTPIRCYNCNSLGHVAGECRKPKRERGACYGCGSMSHQVSHCDEKKYKIASSTQGAQ